GCGTGTAGGAGGCGTCGAACGCGATACTCAATAATTCCGCCAGCTTGGGGGGGATCAGCGCACCTGTATAAACCGGCAAGCCTGCGGTGATGACCTGCTCAGTCCACAACGGATCCAGGTTAAAGAACGGATCCCAGGCCGTATTCCATTGACCGATCTCTCGCGCCTTGTCGCACAGGGGAGTCGGCACCTTGTTGTTCGAGGGTGGCTCCGCTCCGACAGCCTTGGCCTCTTCCAGCAGAATCGGAGCGCCGAGGCTGCAGCTGTGAAGGCCAAGCAGCGATGCCATCTTGAACACGGTCAGAATCTCCTCGCGAGTCGCACCCGCATCCAGCGCGCCGCGGATGTGCCGACGGGTGCCCGCCTCATCTAGGTTCGTACAGGCGCAGTTCAGCGCGAGGGAGATCAACTCCACTTCCTTGCGCGGCAGAACCCCGCTGGTCCATGGGTTCGTGCCCACCCGCAACAGCGTTTCCGCTCCTTTAGGATCCCATTCATGCAGCTGGGCGAAGGTCGCATCGTCCCAGGGTCCAGGAGACTGCTTGCTCATTGGAACTACTTTGGGCGTAGCTTCGCTCTTCATTGTTGCCTCCAACAATTTTCTGTACCAGCAACCGTTTGGACTAGGGACTTACTATTTTGCTGACGTAGTTAGCTCTCCTGCGCAGGGCGTCACGCAGCCGAATTCGCAGTTTCGTCCGTGGCCACCATGATTTTTCCGTCCACAACCTTGACGGGGTACGCCGCCACCCCGAAGCCTGGAGACGCAAGCGTGCTCCCGGTAGTGACGTCATACTTCCAGCCATGTCCGCGGCACGTCACGATCTTGCCCTCGACCTTCGAAGTTCCTAACGACAGTCCCTGATGCCGGCAGGAATCATCAATTGCATAGATTGTTCCATCTACGTTGAAGATCGCGACGTCTTTGCCGTCGACCCTAACGACCATGCCGTTTCCCGGGGGAAGCTGTTCCACCCGAGCTACTTCCACAAAGCTCGCCATGAGTCAGATCACCTTTTGCCTTGGTAACTGCGATTATGCCTGCCCGCGAGGATACCGCCTCTATTGTGAGAGAGTATCCTCGCGGAGCAGGCGCGGGCCCGAATCGAGCTTGGTTACGCGACCTTTACCTTTTTCGTAACTTTCTCCTCGAGTTCCTGCCAAGGTATCGGATGCATGCAGGACGAAAACTCCGGCGGATGAAGCCTTCCGTCGGTATCCTTGACGATGAAACCCAGTTGACCGTCCTTGCGGTTTGGCGGTAGGGCAAGGTTTGCGAGGGTTTCTTCGACACTGTTGTACCAGACTCCGATCTTGAGGATCTGTCGTGCCTCCTCGCCCGTCGCCACCTTGCGTTCGAGCAAATTCGCCATCTTCACGGCCTGCTCGATCTGTTCCACCGTGGTCATGCGCACGCCCTTCCTGCGCCACATGTTGTCCTCGATGCCGACCCGCACGTGGATCCCGAGAGCGATGCCTATGGCAGTAAACGGCGCCACCGTTCGCCACAAAGACTCGGTCGACGCAGTAGAGCCGTGTGGGGACCGTCGGACGTATTCCATGAAGTCGAAGGGATTGCGGCCGGCCCCAACTCCGCCGCCAATCGCCACTAGGTTATGGTTCAACGGTCCCATATAGACCCCATGGCGGATCAGATTTTCGATCTCCTCGAGGGTGTGGACGTTCCCGAGCTGGAAATAGGGCTGGATTTGATGTTGGCGGAGGCGCTTCAGGTGCTCAATATAGAACTCCGGTGTCGCGTCAGCCACCATATTCTGATAGGCCTTCTGCATCGCGGGATTCTCTAGCTGCGTTCCCTTGACGTCGTCCGGCGTAGTGAGGGGCAGAATGTTCATCTGGCCGGAGCCGATAACGATCGTTATCTGATCCGGTTTGGGCTCAATTTCAGCCAGCATGTGTCGCGTGTCATAGCCCTGCCATTGCGCCTGTTCTCCGGGCTCCGGCGCGAACGAGATCGAGCCGCCGATCTGCAGGACCATTTTCGGCACTGCCTTTCGCAGCAGCCCGATGAAGTAGGAATAATCTTTGAAGTTCTTGGAGACGTGGCCGGTCTTGGGATCGCGCACGTGGACGTGCAGGAGCGTGGCGCCGGCATTGTAGCAATCTACCGCCTTCTGGACCTGCTCGTCCCAAGTGATGGCGATGTCCTCGGGGTAATCGCTCTTGAGCCATTGCGGGCCAAATGGCGCCGCCGTGATGATCAGAGGCGCCTGATTTTCGGGAAGCAATGAATCCTGTGTGAAAAACATGGTTATTCTCCTCGTAATGATTTTTTAAGTCGTGTAACGACGTGACAAAAAGCCATCCCTCCGCAGTGTTGATGGCGGGCCTGCTCTTTCCAGCCTTTGACATCCGTAGCTCAAGCGGACAGAACTCCTGTAGGCCTTTCAGGTTCCGCACCGTAAATTCCAAAACTGAGTTGTCCTCCAAGCCGGTGCGGGCGGCCAACTGGCAGAACTACTAGGTCTCAAGGAGCATGCGAACCCATGGTTGCTAGGAGGTGGTTGGCGATAAATCGCCATTACACTCACAGCTCCCGAATCGGGCCGGTCACTTGGAGGGTCGTCGGCAACACGGAAGTTATTGCGGGCCATAAGTCGGCTTCTGGGAAGTTAGCGCAGTCCAATCGACTCCCGAAGGGTCAGAACTGATTGCATAAGAACGAAGGCTCCAGCCAAAACTCCAGAGTATCTTTCGGTTGAGGACCAAACCAAAAGGGGACAGCCTGAGAGGCTGTCCCCAATTATCCCAATTATCCGTCCCCAATATCCCGTTTTTGGCATTCACCATATACTTATGCGGGGAAGGCTATGGGCACCCAAGTTGCCTCGATCATTGCATTCGTCCTCCTGTCATGGTTCTGCCCCTTCCAGTGCCGAGCCGCCGAGTGGCGCGATCCTTCGTCGCATCGTGTTCAGTTCGTGACCGTCGAGCCAGGAGTCAACCTGGAAGTGCTCGACTGGGGCGGAAGTGGACGCGCTCTCGTCCTGCTGCCTGGCTATCAAAGCGCTCATATCTTCGACGACATCGCAATCAAGCTCTCGATGTTCTCCCACGTGTATGGAATCACTCCGCGCGGAATCGGCGCAAGCAGTCATCCCGAATCAGGATACGATGCGCAACACCTCGCCGAGGACGTACTCGAAGTCCTTAGCCGCCTCAACATCGATAGGCCAGTGCTGGCAGGTCACTCCGTAGGCGGGCAAACTATGAATGTACTCGGCGCCCAGCATTCGTCGCGCCTTGCCGGATTCGTTTATCTCAACTCCGGTGAAGACGCGACGCTAGGGCAGGAGATTTGGAAACGCATCAAGCTCGATCCAGCCCAGGTGGATGCAGCCCGAGCCAAGCTGCCCGCCGCAATGCGTGATCCACCGCCTCCACCAATCGGGAAGTCATTCACCGATCTTCAGGAATGGCAGAAGCAGGCACACGGAGTAGCGTTTCCCGAATCTGAACTGCGGCAGCTCTATGCAACAAATACAGACGGCACTGTAGGCAAATACCTCCTTCCCAGGAGTCTGCGAGACACAGTCGCCAGGAATCTTCAAAGACCCGATTATTCCGGCATTCTCGTTCCCTCACTGGCACTCATGGCTCTGCCGCCTCGCTTCGAAGACGAAATTAGACGCTACGAGCCGGTAGCCGACTTCGAAGAGGAAGCAATGCGAGAAGTCCACGACGCAGATCTCGCTATTGCGAGAGAACATATTCAAGAGCTAGAGGAAATCCTGAACATCCAGATCGTCGAAATGCCCGGTGCTAATTCCTACATCTGGCTCTCAAATCGAAAAGAAGTTGTGCAGCAAATGGAGCGCTTTCTGACGAAGATATCGTCCGAAGAGCTCGCAGAAGCAAAGGCAGCCAAGGAAGTCGAGAAAGGATACGGCGAAGAAGTCTTCGAGATTCGCGATGGGATTTCACCACCCCGCGTGAAGTATCAAACCGAACCTGAATTCCCGGAAGGAGAACGTCGAAAGCACCGCCAGGGACAAGTGACGATAAGAGCCATTGTGGGAACAGACGGTCGAGTTCATCATCCTCGGGTTATTCGCTCAATGAATCCCGAATTTGATCGGCAAGCTTTGACAACGATCAATCAGTGGACCTTCGAGCCGGCTATAAAAGACGGGCGCCAGGTCGCGGTTTACATCACGGTGGA
This is a stretch of genomic DNA from Terriglobales bacterium. It encodes these proteins:
- a CDS encoding carboxymuconolactone decarboxylase family protein, with product MKSEATPKVVPMSKQSPGPWDDATFAQLHEWDPKGAETLLRVGTNPWTSGVLPRKEVELISLALNCACTNLDEAGTRRHIRGALDAGATREEILTVFKMASLLGLHSCSLGAPILLEEAKAVGAEPPSNNKVPTPLCDKAREIGQWNTAWDPFFNLDPLWTEQVITAGLPVYTGALIPPKLAELLSIAFDASYTHMYAPGTRRHIKAALKLGATMEEIMEVLKLCVAQGAQACNLGVPILAEELKGGSAKPK
- a CDS encoding Rieske 2Fe-2S domain-containing protein — its product is MASFVEVARVEQLPPGNGMVVRVDGKDVAIFNVDGTIYAIDDSCRHQGLSLGTSKVEGKIVTCRGHGWKYDVTTGSTLASPGFGVAAYPVKVVDGKIMVATDETANSAA
- a CDS encoding 3-keto-5-aminohexanoate cleavage protein; its protein translation is MFFTQDSLLPENQAPLIITAAPFGPQWLKSDYPEDIAITWDEQVQKAVDCYNAGATLLHVHVRDPKTGHVSKNFKDYSYFIGLLRKAVPKMVLQIGGSISFAPEPGEQAQWQGYDTRHMLAEIEPKPDQITIVIGSGQMNILPLTTPDDVKGTQLENPAMQKAYQNMVADATPEFYIEHLKRLRQHQIQPYFQLGNVHTLEEIENLIRHGVYMGPLNHNLVAIGGGVGAGRNPFDFMEYVRRSPHGSTASTESLWRTVAPFTAIGIALGIHVRVGIEDNMWRRKGVRMTTVEQIEQAVKMANLLERKVATGEEARQILKIGVWYNSVEETLANLALPPNRKDGQLGFIVKDTDGRLHPPEFSSCMHPIPWQELEEKVTKKVKVA
- a CDS encoding TonB family protein; this translates as MGTQVASIIAFVLLSWFCPFQCRAAEWRDPSSHRVQFVTVEPGVNLEVLDWGGSGRALVLLPGYQSAHIFDDIAIKLSMFSHVYGITPRGIGASSHPESGYDAQHLAEDVLEVLSRLNIDRPVLAGHSVGGQTMNVLGAQHSSRLAGFVYLNSGEDATLGQEIWKRIKLDPAQVDAARAKLPAAMRDPPPPPIGKSFTDLQEWQKQAHGVAFPESELRQLYATNTDGTVGKYLLPRSLRDTVARNLQRPDYSGILVPSLALMALPPRFEDEIRRYEPVADFEEEAMREVHDADLAIAREHIQELEEILNIQIVEMPGANSYIWLSNRKEVVQQMERFLTKISSEELAEAKAAKEVEKGYGEEVFEIRDGISPPRVKYQTEPEFPEGERRKHRQGQVTIRAIVGTDGRVHHPRVIRSMNPEFDRQALTTINQWTFEPAIKDGRQVAVYITVDMMFRLYGNGAITNGPC